From the [Limnothrix rosea] IAM M-220 genome, the window CTTGTCATTAGTGGGGATCTCTAGTTTAAAGACTGTGCCGTTAATGAGAGTTGCGCCAAGGTCAGCTGCGCGGTTACGCATGAAGCTGTCCATTACCTCACGACGGCACATGCCGATGTACTCGTCATCCTTGAGGGTTTGACCAATGCTGACCTCAACATTTGAGGGGGAGATCAGTTTCATTTTTCGTACACGACGGTCGATGATTTCGGGGGGAAGATCGAACTCGTCCACCATGCATAGGGGAATCGCGCCACCACAAGGTTTGGCGTTATCCAATTTGCGCTCGAAAATGTAAGTTTCGATGCCCGCTTTAGCTAAAATTTCAGCGGCGGAAGAACCAGCAGGGCCTCCTCCGACGACAGCAACCCGTAGTACCAAGGCTATTTCCTCGTCTCATGAACTATACGATGCGCATCGTATCACGCTCACTTTGTTTGATGCCTGTGGAATCGAGAGATCCTGACAATCTTGCAATAGACCGTAACAACTTCGTAACGAAAGTTAATGTACTTATCTTGGATGCTATGGGCTGGGTAGGCGATCGCCTATGTTCGGTTGGGGAAGGTTTTTAATCTCGAATGCTAGGGCTAAGGAAAGGGAAATGGGGATGCGGAAAGATGGTGATATGAGTCTTTGATGTTGTGATCTAGGGAGGGCTCTTGCTGTGTTGCTTTGTCTGCTGGGTCAGCTTTGATTTATGTTTTATTTAGGTTCACAGAAAAACACATATATTCATCTTTGCGCTACTGTATGTCCTGGTCGCTGGGTCATTATGGCGGACTCGATTAGGCTTGTGCTGGGGTGATGTTAGGCTGATTTGGTCATGGCAATTTTAACGGCAGCAATAATCACTCCAAGAACGGTTGCCCCCAAGGCAAAGGCGCTTAAACCTGCCATAATCCTTGGCCCCCAAAGACGTCGGGTTGTGTCTTGGATAAATTGATTGTGGGAGCCGGCATAGACCAGAATGCCCTCGATCGCGTTAATTTGTTTGTCTTTGTCATCGCCGGTCATTACTTCACCGATTAAGTTGCGCCCGACGATGGTGAGTCGTTGTCCGGGGTTGATGTAATTAATTTTGTTGTCGCGTTTCCAGTTGCGGGTGCGGTAGTTGTCGTTGGTCATGGCAATTTGTGTGTCTTCGAGATCTAGCAAGATTTTTAGGGGGGTCCACAAACCGTTGCCGTCGACGTATGCAAGGTACTCGTTGTTTCTGCCTTTAATGGGGTTATCGGGGCTGGCGATCGCCACGAGGACTAGGGGTTCACCGCTTTGTACTGTTGCGAGTTCGGTACTGTCCGTAACTGGGGGTAAATCAATGACTGATTGCAGTGCATTTTTAGCATTTAGGGTGTAGAGAATATTTCCCCCAAGCAGCAAAATGACCACCGTAAAGGCTGGCAACATCCTTTTGGCAAAAAGTTTGAGGGTCGGTGTTGTGGCAATGCCAAACTTAAATAGGACAGCACTGACGATTACTGAAAATAGAAAGATGAGGATACTGGTAAACATCGACTCGAATCAACGACATTGTCCTTAAGGTTAGCGGTAAATGGCTTATGGATCAGCGAAATAATCGGATTATCTATCGAAGTGATAAGTATGGTGAACTGCCGCAAATCTCGGCGCTGATGGAGGCTGTTTTCCAAGACTGTATTGCACCGGGCTATGATCCCCAAGGTATTGATGAATTTTTACAGTACATCCACCCCACGGCGATCGCCTATCGTTTGAAGCGCAATCATTTTTTACGGGTTGCGGAGGTAGAAGGCAACATTGTCGGTGTGCTCGAAATGAGAACTTACCATCATCTTTCTCTTTTATTTGTAGACCGAAAATTTCAACGACAGGGTATTGCTAAACGGTTAGTTCAGGAGGCGATCGCCATTTGCCATGCAGAAAATCCCCAGCTCCAAAACATTACTGTCCATGCTAACCCCGGAGCTATTCCTGCTTACAAAGCAATGCAGTTTCAAATCGTGGGAGAAGAACGGGTCGAAAATGGCATTCGCTATGTTCCCATGCGTCATGAATTGGAGCAAAAAAATCAGTCACACTAAAAACTATGTGACCTTTTCGGATAGACCAGTCAGTCCCTGTTTAATAAATCAAGCAGCTTCTAATAATCTTGTTTCTGCCAGCACCTGTTGGTAATAGCCACGTAGTTGTTGAGTTGCTGCAGCCCACCCCCATTTTTCAGCTTCAGCTCTAGCATTAGCCCGCATGATTTCCCGCTCTTCTGTCGCTGCCAATAAACGTTGCGTTGCTTTCACCGCGCCATCTGGATCAACAGGATCAAACATAAAACCGTTTTCGCTATCAGTCACAATATCGGGAATACCGCCAGAGTTGGCTGCCACCACGGGACAGCCTGCCGCCATCGCTTCGAGGAGAACCAAACCAAGGGTTTCGGTGCGAGAAGGAAAGACAAAAGCATCGGCAGAGGCAAAAGCAGAAGCCAGTTCTAAACCTTGGAGATAACCGACAAAGTGTGTATTCGTGCCAGCAAAATGTTCTTCTAATTCACTGCGGTAGGGGCCATCACCGACGATCGCCAACCGTGAACCCGGAATTGCTTCAAGGACAGGTTTAATCTGGTCAATTTGTTTTTCTGCTGAAACCCGACCAACGTAGAGAAGAATTGGGGCTTCTGGATGACCTTGGGAGAGGCGATCGCGCATCTTTTCCGACTTGAGGCTGGGCTGAAACATTTCCGTATCAACGCCCCGCTGCCACAGATCCAAATTTTTAATGCCATGTACCCGCAACTCTTCAACCATTGCCGTTGACGTACATAAATTTAAAGACGCTTGATTATGAGCTGCTTTCAGAAGTTCCCAAAGTACCCCTTCCAAAGCTCCCAAGCCGTAATGTTGCAGGTATTGGGGTAAATGGGTGTGGTAAGAGGCCATTAGGGGAATATCCATTGTTTTCGCGAAAAAAATCCCGCCTAACCCTAAAATTGCTGGATTAACGACGTGAATCAAATCCGGTTGAAATGCCTCGAGGGCTTTACCCACCGAAGGGCCAGGAAATGCCATCTTTAGTTCGGGATACCAGGGAAGCGGATTGCCTTTAACGCCGTAAACCTGTGCGCCTTTATGTTCCCGCAGTCCACCATCGGGACAGAAAACCATCACCTGATCACCACTGCGCTGCAAATGATCGACTGTGTGGCGGAGCCGAGTTACGATGCCATCTACTTTTGGTAAAAATGTCTCAGTAAAAAGGGCGATACGCATATTACAGAACTTCACAAAGAAAATGATTTGTCTGTAGGGTATCAGACAAGGTGGCATTTCTTCACATAATAAATCCTTAATTAGTTGCTATTTATGGGTTTGCTCGGCAAGGGCGATCGCCAAGTGCCCTTTATTAAAAATGTCCAAGTTGCAAGGTTAAACTTTTGGCTCCTTGACATTGTCATAGCAAACTGCGTAGCCAAAAAATCTTTGTTGAAGTCAAAATTGTCAAGACAGGCCCGAAGTTTTCCTAACAAAAATCCGGCAGCCTTAAATGGTTCATCTCCACTGTTTATTGTGTCGAGCCAAGAGAGTCTTACCAAAAATCCCAATGACTGCAGTTACTGCTCCAAGTTTATTTGTAACTAAACTCTTGGCGATCGCCCCGCTCACTTTTCAATCAATTTTAATGAAAGTCTTATTTCTCGACTCCTAATTTCCCAAAACCCGATAATCCACTAATGGCAATCTAGGCTCTCTGCCAAGCCCAAGCCTTTGTTCGGCAAGTGTTGATCTGAAAGTACTGTCCTTATACCTCTTGGGTTCCTAAACTATTAGCTCTTAGTTTTGGCGCAAAAGCCTAGGCCAACTTCAAGAAATGCATTTAGCCAATTGTTTTGTTCTAGTTGGCTGGAATGACCCATTTGTCCCTGTATGTCTATAAGTAATGGCAGCCAGAAAACCCATTATTTGCCGTAGCGATGGCGATATCACCAATGTCGTTAAGCAAGCACCATCAAGAAGATCTCATTATTCCATCTAAAGATGAAGCCGCCGCAACCGCAGCCCTCAAAACTATGCTCGACCATCCAAACAAAACTCGCAAGATGGGTAAAAGCGCCACACACCTAATTTCGGACAAAACTCACATGGGATGTCACACCCCAATAGTTCATTCAATATTTTGAAGCCGCGCAATCAAACTAAACACGATTTCTCTAAAAACAGGCCAAAATAATTTAGAAGAACATTCACCTTGCCCCAACTATTTTCCTCCCTAATTTTTAAATGGTTACCGCAAAAGCAAAACAAAACGATCAAGCACTGACCCCAAAGCAAGAGAGTAAGCTCATTCCCCACCCTCAAGTTCCGGGGACAGCCTGTCTTGTACTCGGCTGTGCTGCCGCTTTTGCGATGTATCCCCAAGCGGCAAACGAAAGCCTTGAGGCCATGGCTCAAGTTGCAGCAGAATATGTCGGTTTAGGATTTCTTGGTAGTTTGCTGTTTGATCTAACGAAGGGTTTGCGAAATCTTCTGAGAACTGATGTTCTTTGTATTTTAGGAATTTATGCTTTAACCCTTGCTGAATTTTTGTTTCCTCAAGAAGGATTTAATATTTGGGCACTCACACCAGAAACATTTTCTGTCGCTATTAATATGACGCTGCTCGGCATTCTTGTATTTTCTGTAAGCCGTCATTTAGTCAAGCCGACTCGCATTAAAGCTAAAATTCTCAACTTGGAAGGTCTTTCTCCCAATGCGATTGTCATTGTGACGATTGTCTGTGCCTTTTTGGGCTTTCTTTCGATGTTAATATCGGTGGATTTTCGACTTTTTGGTGACGAGCCCGGTAGTCGAGGCATGTTTTCTTACATGCAGGGAGCTCGCTTCAGTCAACCTTGGTCGAGGGCTGGTCGTTTAGGGGGGGGGTTAGGCACTTTGCTTGGGGAACTGGCTTTATTGCAATATGTTATTCCGCCTTTGTTTGGTGTCGCGATTAATCGTTTTAAGCAGTTTGGGATTGTGCGTTTTGGCATTATGGCTGCGATGTTTTATGCGGTTATGTTTGGCGCTTTTGCTGGAGGCACTAGAAATATTTTTGTTGCTCATATTTCAACCTTCACAATGAGCTATTTAGTGACTGTGCCGAAGAAAAGTTTTATGCAAAATTTCATTCGGATGGTTTTGCCTACAGTCTTTGTTTTCTGGTTAACTGGCTGGGCTTCTTACCATATGCTTGAATTCCGCACAATTGGCTTAAGGCGCTATTTGGAAGATGAGGTGTATAAGACTGAGTCGGTGAGAGACACTTTAGCTGTGGATTATAATCTGGCTTCTATGGCTTTAATCGGTGAGGGGATGCCGAAAAATTATCCTTTCCTTGGTAATGATTTGGTGGTGTGGGCAGTTGCCAAACCGATTCCGCGAGCATTATGGAAAGGCAAACCGGAGGGTTTGAGTGTTTCGATGGAAGAGGTTGCTGGTGTGTCAGGCTATACGATCGCGATTACTTATATTGGTGAAGCCTACATGTTTGCTGGGTGGCCGGGAATTGTTATTTTTTCGGCGTTTTTTGGGGCTTTGTCGGCTTGGTGGAATCGAATGGCAATTTTGACCCAGTCTGATTACGGGTTGGTGGTCTACGCACTGGGATTTTTTGCGGCAGGTTTAACGATGCGCAGTTGTTTTTGGACGACGACTGCTATTTTGCCTGTGATTGCCCTTGTGGTGTTTCGGAAGTTTGGACCTTTTAAGTGATTTTTATCGGCTGGAGGCGATCGCCTTCAATAGAGTTGTTTTAGTATTACCGTTAGTTGAGAACCTTGCGCTGAGCCATCCATGAAAATCCTCCACATTATTCCCTCGATTAGTGCCGATATGGGAGGCCCTTCACAGGTCGCGCTAAACTTGGTTAAAGCTTTGCGAGATCTTGGGGAAGATGCGGAGATTTTAACCACTAATTTTGGGATGGGAGAGATCAAAACAGGCGATCGCCTCGACTATATTTTTGATGAATCCCTCAATTTGTCTGTCCCTGTATGGTTTTTGCCCTACGATCCGCCAAATCTGAAAGAGTTTATTTTTTCTAAAGCCGCGACGGCTTGGATGTGGCAAAATCTCGCCAACTACGACATTCTTGACCACCATTATTTATTTTCCTACTTGCCGACCTGTGCCGCGGCGATCGCCCGTTTCAAGAAAATTCCATATACCGTCAGAACAATGGGACAGCTCACACCTTGGGCACTCAATCAAGGCAAAGCAAAAAAACAGCTCTACGCCACTTTGTTTGAACGAAAAAATCTACAAAAAGCCGCCGCAGTTCACTGCACTGCCCTA encodes:
- a CDS encoding glycosyltransferase, coding for MRIALFTETFLPKVDGIVTRLRHTVDHLQRSGDQVMVFCPDGGLREHKGAQVYGVKGNPLPWYPELKMAFPGPSVGKALEAFQPDLIHVVNPAILGLGGIFFAKTMDIPLMASYHTHLPQYLQHYGLGALEGVLWELLKAAHNQASLNLCTSTAMVEELRVHGIKNLDLWQRGVDTEMFQPSLKSEKMRDRLSQGHPEAPILLYVGRVSAEKQIDQIKPVLEAIPGSRLAIVGDGPYRSELEEHFAGTNTHFVGYLQGLELASAFASADAFVFPSRTETLGLVLLEAMAAGCPVVAANSGGIPDIVTDSENGFMFDPVDPDGAVKATQRLLAATEEREIMRANARAEAEKWGWAAATQQLRGYYQQVLAETRLLEAA
- a CDS encoding GNAT family N-acetyltransferase, translating into MDQRNNRIIYRSDKYGELPQISALMEAVFQDCIAPGYDPQGIDEFLQYIHPTAIAYRLKRNHFLRVAEVEGNIVGVLEMRTYHHLSLLFVDRKFQRQGIAKRLVQEAIAICHAENPQLQNITVHANPGAIPAYKAMQFQIVGEERVENGIRYVPMRHELEQKNQSH